A window from Pirellulales bacterium encodes these proteins:
- a CDS encoding PQQ-like beta-propeller repeat protein, with product MKYASLMLFALVLTPQWSPAADWPQWRGVHRDSISQETGLLPMWPEGGPKLVWHAKDIGDGYSTPSVVGDSIYLLSSRGVEDESVLALSAKDGSQRWSTRLGKVGNPEQKPSYPGARSTPTVDGDWLYAFSSDGDLACLDRKTGQPRWQKNVREAFGGEYGEWAYSESPLIDGDRVLVTPGGPEATLVCLDKATGDPIWKCVSPDKDKASYSSMIIANIAGVKQYVQFIEKGLVGVDAQSGKILWKYERTAKGSMANIPTPVEAGGFIYSATGRVGGGLVEVKRAADGLVAEQVYFEAKLPTGIGGAVLVDGYLYGTSSRAMMCIDFKTGELKWEDKSVGPSSICYADGRLYLHGDTDDVALLEPSPEGYRERGRFSLPDQPDRGRSKAWAYPVIANGRLYFRDLGSLWCYDIGQK from the coding sequence ATGAAATACGCCTCGCTGATGCTGTTTGCGCTTGTCCTTACTCCCCAATGGTCGCCCGCCGCGGACTGGCCCCAGTGGCGCGGCGTCCACCGCGACAGCATCTCTCAGGAAACGGGCCTCCTGCCCATGTGGCCAGAGGGTGGCCCCAAGCTGGTCTGGCACGCCAAGGACATTGGCGATGGCTATTCCACCCCGAGCGTTGTGGGTGACTCGATTTATCTGCTATCGAGTCGTGGCGTCGAAGACGAATCGGTGCTGGCCCTCAGCGCCAAGGACGGCAGCCAGCGCTGGTCCACGCGGCTCGGCAAGGTCGGCAATCCAGAGCAAAAGCCCTCGTATCCGGGCGCCCGTTCGACTCCCACCGTCGATGGCGATTGGCTCTACGCCTTCAGTTCCGATGGCGATCTGGCCTGCCTCGATCGCAAAACCGGTCAGCCGCGCTGGCAAAAGAACGTGCGCGAGGCGTTCGGCGGCGAGTACGGCGAATGGGCCTATTCCGAGTCGCCGCTGATCGATGGCGATCGCGTGCTTGTCACCCCCGGCGGCCCCGAGGCCACCCTGGTCTGCCTCGACAAAGCCACTGGCGACCCCATTTGGAAGTGCGTCTCCCCCGACAAAGACAAGGCGTCTTACTCGTCGATGATTATCGCCAACATCGCCGGCGTGAAGCAGTATGTGCAGTTCATCGAAAAGGGATTAGTTGGCGTCGACGCCCAGTCCGGCAAGATCCTCTGGAAGTATGAGCGCACCGCCAAAGGCAGCATGGCCAACATCCCCACTCCCGTCGAAGCGGGCGGATTCATCTACAGCGCCACCGGCCGAGTGGGGGGAGGACTGGTCGAGGTGAAGCGCGCGGCCGATGGCCTGGTGGCCGAACAGGTCTATTTCGAGGCGAAACTTCCCACCGGAATTGGCGGCGCCGTGCTGGTCGATGGCTACCTCTACGGCACAAGCAGCCGCGCTATGATGTGCATCGACTTCAAGACGGGCGAGCTCAAGTGGGAAGACAAGTCGGTCGGCCCCAGTTCCATTTGCTACGCCGATGGCCGACTCTACTTGCACGGCGACACCGACGACGTCGCCCTGCTGGAACCCTCGCCAGAGGGCTACCGCGAGCGTGGCCGTTTCTCGCTCCCCGATCAGCCCGATCGGGGCCGTTCCAAGGCCTGGGCCTACCCGGTCATCGCCAACGGCCGCCTGTACTTCCGCGACCTCGGATCGCTCTGGTGCTACGACATCGGGCAAAAGTAG
- a CDS encoding alkaline phosphatase D family protein — protein sequence MSFAYRNAPGGLSRRSFLATTSSLAAAAVWSSRTYGAVRRNLKLADYPFQLGVASGDPSADGFVLWTRLAPKPLEGGGMPPEPVEVSWQVADDEGFSKIVQEGSTTATPEWAHSAHVEVNGLAPDRWYWYRFKMGNDESPKARARTMPAAGATPEKLRMAFASCQHYESGLYTAYEHMAKDDLDLVFHLGDYIYEGGASPKGVRKHLGPEIMTLADYRGRYAQYKTDALLQAMHHLAPWIVTWDDHEVENNYAGDIPESKQPREEFLQRRAQAYQAYYEHMPLRRSCLPKGPDMSLYRRASFGQLAEFHVLDTRQYRTDQPRSGVKQTDSGGALDPNGTVLGAAQREWLEQGLAASPAKWNVLAQQIMMARVDRAPHEKQSYSMDQWPGYEVDRRRVIKYLHDRKISNPVVITGDIHSHWANELIADFDDLGSQNVAVEFVGTSISSGGDGRAEPSKLAELYAENPFVKFHGQQRGYVRCTITPGEWRSDYQVVPYISRPGAPVETKAAFVVEAGQPKLQKA from the coding sequence ATGTCGTTCGCATATCGCAACGCTCCTGGCGGATTGAGCCGCCGCTCGTTTCTGGCCACCACCAGTTCGCTAGCGGCAGCGGCCGTTTGGTCGTCACGAACCTATGGCGCCGTGCGGCGCAACTTGAAGCTGGCGGATTACCCGTTTCAGTTAGGCGTCGCTTCGGGCGATCCGAGCGCCGATGGCTTCGTGCTGTGGACGCGTTTGGCGCCCAAACCGCTCGAAGGGGGCGGCATGCCGCCGGAGCCGGTCGAGGTGTCTTGGCAGGTGGCGGACGACGAGGGCTTTTCCAAGATCGTGCAAGAAGGATCGACGACGGCCACACCCGAGTGGGCGCACTCGGCGCATGTGGAAGTGAATGGCCTGGCGCCCGATCGGTGGTACTGGTACCGGTTCAAAATGGGGAACGACGAAAGCCCCAAGGCGCGGGCACGCACCATGCCGGCGGCCGGCGCCACGCCCGAGAAGCTGCGGATGGCGTTTGCCTCGTGCCAGCATTATGAGTCGGGATTGTACACGGCCTATGAGCATATGGCCAAGGACGATCTGGACCTGGTGTTCCATCTGGGGGACTACATTTATGAAGGGGGCGCCAGCCCCAAGGGAGTGCGCAAGCACTTGGGCCCCGAGATCATGACGTTGGCCGACTATCGCGGCAGGTACGCCCAGTACAAGACCGACGCGCTATTGCAGGCAATGCACCATCTCGCGCCGTGGATCGTCACCTGGGACGATCACGAGGTGGAGAACAACTACGCGGGCGACATCCCCGAAAGCAAGCAGCCGCGCGAAGAATTCTTGCAGCGGCGTGCGCAGGCGTATCAGGCGTATTACGAACACATGCCACTAAGGCGGTCGTGCTTGCCGAAGGGGCCGGACATGTCGCTCTATCGGCGGGCGTCGTTTGGGCAGCTAGCAGAGTTTCATGTGCTGGACACGCGGCAGTATCGCACCGATCAGCCGCGCAGCGGCGTCAAGCAAACCGACAGCGGCGGGGCGCTCGACCCCAACGGCACGGTGCTGGGCGCCGCGCAGCGCGAATGGCTGGAGCAGGGGCTGGCCGCTTCGCCCGCCAAATGGAACGTGCTGGCGCAACAGATCATGATGGCCCGCGTCGACCGCGCGCCGCACGAAAAGCAGTCGTACAGCATGGATCAATGGCCGGGCTACGAAGTGGACCGCCGGCGGGTCATCAAATATTTGCACGACCGCAAGATCAGCAACCCGGTGGTAATCACCGGCGACATTCATAGCCACTGGGCCAATGAATTGATCGCCGACTTCGACGACCTGGGTTCGCAGAATGTGGCGGTGGAGTTTGTGGGGACCTCGATCAGTTCTGGCGGCGACGGCCGGGCGGAGCCGAGCAAGCTGGCGGAACTGTACGCGGAGAACCCGTTTGTCAAGTTTCACGGTCAGCAGCGCGGCTACGTGCGCTGCACGATCACGCCGGGCGAGTGGCGCAGCGACTACCAGGTGGTGCCGTACATCTCCAGGCCGGGCGCGCCGGTGGAGACCAAGGCGGCTTTCGTGGTAGAAGCCGGGCAGCCGAAGCTGCAGAAGGCGTAG